The DNA window GAAGATAACTTATCAGCTATAACAGCTTTTATACCCAAAGCTGGTCAATATATAGTAGGCAATATAAGCAATTTTACCATAAACATGTTTGTTATGCTTCTAATTCTCTTTTTCATGCTATTAGAAGGAAGAAAAATGGAACTGTATTTATATGATTTATTGCCTTTTACCAGCTCTGATAAAACCAATGTGCTTAATAGAATAAAAACAATAATTAGATCTAATGCAATCGGCATTCCTTTAGTTGCCATCACACAGGGAGGAGTAGCATTCATTGGGTATCTGATATTCGGAGTTCCTAACCCTATTCTTTTTGGCTTTTTAAGTTGTCTCGCATCAATTATTCCTATAGTAGGAATCGGATTGATTTGGGCACCATTGGTTGCATATATATTTCTGACAGGCGACTGGCAAAATGGTATTGGTCTTGCAGCTTACTCAGTTATTGTAACTACCAATATAGACAATTTATTGCGCTTCATGTTGCAAAAGAAACTAGCTAATACACATCCGTTGATTACCATTTTTGGAGTTATTCTGGGACTGAAATTATTTGGTTTTTTAGGAATCATATTCGGTCCTCTTTTACTATCTTTATTTATTCTTTGCATAAATATTTTTAAGAAAGAATACTTGGAAGGGAATAGTAAAGAATAGATTATCATAGATTTTATCAGGCTTCCAGGATAGCTAATTTGCTAATATAATAAATTTAAAAGAGATTGCTCTAATTGAACAACCTCTTTTAAAAGTTCTTTTCTACGAATCTATGTAAGAGTCTATTTCTAAATATCAATTCTTAGAGACCTAATTTCATATTTAAGATAAACTCTTTCAAGTTAAAACTCTATTGAAGTTTAAATCATTTCTCTAATGTCATTTGAAATGGAGAAGCGGGAAGACCTGCGTTATTCTTCAGATTTACTCCCTGAGGATTATCATCCCATGCATAGCGTACTTTTACCGGTCGTAAAATCTCATTATTCCAAACTATAATTTTATTATTTTCTATGACAGCTTCAGCCCATTTAAAACGTCCATCTTCACCTGCTACTGCAAAACCTTTTAAATGATCAACCGGCATCAGGTTATTTGTACCTTCTTCGAAAGAAAGGATTATTTTTCCATTTTCTACTGCCATTGATTTACAGATAGGTCCATTACAAACTACATCATTATGGCCATAAACCATTTTTTTCGTCAATAAAGATATGCGCCTTGCCAGCTCCTTCTTATTCAATGGATGAATATCGTTCCACTCACCCAAGTCAATAGCTACAGCCAAAGAAGTATTGGGAACTTTTAAAGAAACTTGTCGCTGAGCTTCACGCAGACCAGCCCAACCACTTTCTACTGGTTGAGGATGTGTTTGCATAAAATTAGCTAGCTGTACGATAAAAAAGGGTAAATCCTCATTGCCTAATTTGGTTCGCCAATCATTTATCATCGCAGTCAACAAAGCTTCATATTCGTCCGGCTTGCCTGTATTCGTTTCACCCTGATACCACAAAGCCCCTTTAAAAGTAAGATTCCTCAAAGGGGATATCATTGAGTTGTACATTCCGGTTGGAATATTCTGAAAGGAAACTCCTCCATTTTTAGAAGGTAGTTCACAACCTAACTTATATTTCCATTGGTTGGAAAGATTTATTGTATCTCCATCAATGGCCATACAATAAAGTTTGTCTTTAACGAATCCCGGGAGTCCGCCATAACTAATTAAGCGAACTGTAATCGTATTATCACCAGCCTGTAATAATGAAGCCGGAATTTTATAAATACGAGGTGGGTATTGATAAGCTGTTGTACCTACAAATGTTCCATTTACAAATACTGAGTCGGCATCGCTTATACATCCAAGGCGTAACACAACATCCTTACTTGCTTGTTCTTTGGTAAGACTAACATGCTGGCGGAACCAATGTGCCCCGTTTAATAGATTACCACCATTGATTGCCCAATCTGAAGAAAAGATATCTACCGTTTTCCAATCAGAATCGTCCAACTCGGACTTGTACCAACAAACAGGTGCATGTAGTCCTTTATCATTTTTATATAAAGTGGTATTCCAGAGATCAGACATCATTCCATTACATTTATTCGCTAATGCCCGATATTCATCTGAATTGAAAATATCTCGTTCACGCAATTTTTTCGGAAAAGCCTGCAACGCATCTTCACTCATCCAAGCTTCAACAGAGCTTCCTCCCCAACTGGAGTTCACAATACCAACAGGAACTTTTGTTTCATTATACATCTCTTTTGCAAAGAAGTAGGCCAACGCTGAAAAAGACGGAGCATTTTCTGTTGTCAGAGCTTTCCAGTCCATTCTTGAAATATCATCTTTAGGCCCATGCAAATCATTGCCGTAGGGTGTTTTTACATAACGAATCATTGGATTTGAATAACTCTCTATCTCTTTGCGGAACATATCAGTAACTCTGGCAGCCGTCAATTCCATATTCGATTGCCCCGAACACAACCATACATCACCAATTAATATATCCTTTATGCAAAGGTCATTCACATTCATTTCATAAGGTCCACCAGCTTTTATTGATGGAAGAACAACCAGCCATTTACCGTTTTCATCTGCTTTAGTACTATACTTCTTTTTCTTGAATGTTATTTCCACATTCTCTCCGGCATCGGCTGTTCCCCATACCTTAATGGGCTGTTCACGTTGAAGTACCATTCCATCTGAAAAAATAGCCGGTAATTTTACTTTTGCTTCAGTCCACACTGAAAAGCTACAAGTCAATAATGCCAATAAAATTAATCTGAATTTACTATTATTCATTTTTCCTCCCCCTAATCTTTATTGTTGAATAACTAAATGCGCATTCACATCTTTATTCATATTCTATAAAATGTTACTTTATTTAATTAAGCTCTCAGGCGCCCCCAGGAATGAAGGTTTCAGACCTCCAAAATCGATCATTACTTTTTGCAAGACTAAAGCTGGATCTAACGGACGAATTCTCAATGTATGCTTTTCTTTTTTATCTACGTGGTGAAGAGTGTTTGTCACAATAACATGTTCTGCCTGCCATTTACCAAGTTCGCCTTTGTAATGTCCATTGATATTTACTATTTGTTCTTGATCTCCATCCAGACTGACTGCGTACCTCAAACCCTTATTATCATTAAAGTTCAAAGTTGCAGAAAAGCGTAGATAAACTGTTGCATCACCACTTTTATCCGTTTTAAAGTCATACTCCAAATACATATCTTTATCAGGATTTACGGTGCAAGGAGATGTTGTAACTCCAGACAAAGTACGTCCCAAATTTGGAATTGTAATCCATTTAGCTGTTGAACCATTAGCTGAACGAGTATAATGCTCTGCTTCCATAGAAACATAACCACCATTCTCAATAAATATATAAGGAATAGCAATGCGAGGTTCCGGCACCATAGTTACCTGAGGCATAATATTGTATCTCGGATCATTCCATGATTTATAACCAATATGTGTTTGATCCATAAAATGATTCCATTTACCATTACTCATCACTTTATTATAATGATAAGTCAAAACAGAATCGCGATCAAAGCAATCACGTACTTTGAAAGCCCATTTGTTAGCTTCTACATCATTCTTTGCAGCCAAATCCCTATTCTTTGCCAAAGCATAGTACATATCATAAAGATTGGCACATGCCTGAATTGGGAAAAGCACTAACTGATCAAATGCATCCCGATAATTCTCCGGCATCAGATAATACAGTTTCAATGCATCCAGACTTAACCCTTCATAATCATCTTTCACACGCTTCCATTCGTCATAATTATTAAAACTATAAGTCTTATCATTCAATGATTCCGGAGTTACCCTACGATTATATTTGGTATAAGTATCAATAAGGCGCGCTGCTTCTTTTGCATACTTCGGGCCAAACTGCTTTTCGCAGAATCTTTCCGTATGAGACAATAAATTGTTTTCATTAAACTGCGCCGGATTCCAGGCCATATCTAAAAAGAAAGTAATAGGATACTCCATTGGTTTCAAATCGCCAACATTTACTATCCATAAATTCTTTACACCATATTCATAAGCCATATTCATTTGCTCCCATGTACGTTGTATCTGAGTGATATTAAGCCATTTTGAATTTCTTGGTGCACCAACATAATCAACATGATAATACATTCCATAACCGCCCTTACGAGTTTTTGCTTTTAAGTTTGGAAGCTTTCGCACATTACCCCAGTTATCATCACAGAGCAATAAAGTAACATCATCAGGAACTCTCATTCCTTTATCATAATAATCCTGTACCTCTTTATAAAGCGCCCAAACCTGAGGTGTTTCTGATGCTTTTCTACCAGTAACAGATTCAATAATATTGCGTTGATCTTTAACTATATTCTGTAATAATGAAATATTAGCACCTTCACTCATGGGTTCATCACCATCACCACGCATACCAACGGTGATCACTGATTCCCATTTTTTGCAACGTTCTATACCTTTTTTCCAGAAATCACGCAGCACAGTACTATTTGTATTATAATTCCATGCGCCCGTTCCCCTACGTTTCCAATCCTGTTGTGCTAATCCCATAGGTTCATGATGAGAAGTACCCATTACAATACCCATCTCGTCTGCTAATGGACCATTTTGCTTATCGTCATCATAAAATGCATTTCCCCACATGGCAGGCCACATAAAATTACCTTTCAAGCGCAAAAGCAGCTCAAAGACCTTTTCATAAAACTTACTATTGAATCCGCCAAAAGTATCATGCGACCAACCACTTAATGACGGAGCTTCATCGTTTAAGAATATTCCACGGAATTTCACGGCAGGCTCACCATCTGTATAACGTCCCTCCTTAATGCAAATTTTATCATGCTTTTCAACCGGAACATCCGCCCAATAATACCATGGCGAAACTCCCATTTGATTGGAGAGCTCATAAATACCATAAATAGTACCACGTTTATCACTTCCTGCTATAACAACAGCTTCATCTACGCCTTCAAATGGTTGTTTCACAGTTTGAAGAATATATTTCTCACGCTTTCCAACTAAATCAGCAGAATTTATCTTTCCTGACTTTAGCAATTTCTTTATCCAGCTACTATTTTCAACTGAACCAATAATCAGCATTTTACTTCCAGATGCTGAATTAGATATTTCAGGCATCACTCCTGTTACTTTATTTGCATCCGATTGTAAATTAGACACTGCACGCAAAACACCTTTATATTCCTGTTGATCCACTAATATTGGATATGCTTTCCCGTTTTGTATCCAGGAAAATCCATTACCATTATAAGTTACAAAACTATCGGCGGCTAATAATTGCTGCAGGAAGAACAAATTAATCAAACAATAAACAGTCCAGAACTTTCTTATTTTCATAGTATAATCATTAATTTTAAGTACCTACAAAGATACTTTATTATATCAGGACTTACCACTATTATATGTTTCCAAATTTAAAGCCAGAGTTACATAATATTCGTACACGCTACATAAATTGTTGTTTATGTAACATTTCACACTTCTAAGCAAAAAAATATGGTTCAAAAGCAAACACTTAGACATGGGTAGAAAAAATAAGCAAACGGAGAAAAGGATTTTCTATGTTTTGGGTTGAATGGAATAATATCGTGTTGCATTGAATAAGTAAGACCTCCAGCTTTCAATATGAATATAAAGACAAATATAGATATGAATATTCCTGAAGCTACTGAATTTAAAAATTCACGAATAGGACATTCTTAATATTTTAGGATTGATCCGATATTTGCATAAAATAAGAAGCAACCGGTTTTTAGGATTGATCCCACATTTTCAATCTGGTAAAAAAAGAATAGAAAAAGCCTGTAATAAATTCATTATTACAGGCTTTATTAAACATTACTTTCAATGTTGCGGTGCGTACGAGACTCGAACTCGTGACCCCATGCGTGACAGGCATGTATTCTAACCAACTGAACTAACGCACCATTATTTTTTATCGCTGCTTTCTCTCTCGATTGCGGTTGCAAAGGTAGATGTTTTTTTGAATTCTGCAAGCGTTTTAGAATTTTATTTTTAAACTTTTTTATACTTATACTGATTATGAATAAGTTAAGCTGAATCATTTTTTTGCAGATAGAAAGTCTTTCGACAGGGAATTATTGAGTATATTTGCAATTCAATTAAAATAACGGACAAAAAATATAATTACCAGATGAAAAAGACTCCTATCGATTGTAAATTCGTTGATGAAGCAATCAATGAAATGCATATCGCCGATTTATCAAAAGCTACAATTCGTGAAGTAAAAGCTATTGCCGCAAAAGCCGAAGCGCTTTCGGGCATAGAATATATAAAAATGGAAATGGGAGTTCCCGGCCTTCCTCCTTCTGCTGTAGGAGTAAAAGCAGAAATTGAAGCTTTGCAGAATGGTGTTGCCAGCCTGTATCCCGACATAAACGGGCTACCTGAATTAAAGCAAGAGGCTTCTAGATTTGTGAAGGCCTTTATTGATGTAGATATCAATCCTGAAGGTTGTGTTCCTGTTACAGGATCCATGCAGGGGACTTATGCATCATTTATGGTATGCAGCCAATGTGACGAGAAAAAAAATACGATTCTGTTTATTGATCCGGGATTTCCTGTACAGAAACAACAGCTTTCTGTTATGGGAGAGAAATATGAAACATTTGATGTTTACAACTATCGTGGAGAGAAACTACGTCCAAAATTAGAAAGCTATCTTAGCCAGGGGAATATTTCGGCTATAATTTATTCCAATCCTAATAACCCAAGCTGGGTATGCCTAAAAGAGGAAGAACTAAAAGTTATTGGCGAGTTGGCTACTCAATATGATATTATCGTTCTGGAAGACTTAGCTTATTTTGCCATGGATTTCCGCACCAACCTGAGTATTCCTTACCAGGCTCCATACCAACCAACAGTTGCGCATTACACCGACAATTACATCTTATTAATTTCTGGATCTAAAGCATTTAGTTATGCCGGTCAGCGCATTGGAGTGAGCTGTATTTCTAATTCATTGTACAACCGAGTTTATCCGGGATTTGCAAAACGATTTGGAAATGTATCCTTTGGTAGTGCATTTATACACCGTGTTCTCTATGCGCTTTCTTCCGGAGTTAGCCACTCTGCTCAATACGCAATGGCTGCTATGCTGAAAGCTGCCAATGAAGGGAAATACAACTTCCTGAAAGATGTTAGTATTTACGGAGAACGTGCCCGCAAGCTTAAAGAAATTTTCCTTCGTCATGGTTTTCATATTGTATATGACAAAGATCTTGACGAACCGGTAGCTGACGGTTTCTATTTTACAATCGGCTATCCGGGAATAACAGGAGGACAATTAATGAGAGAGTTGATGTACTACGGGGTCAGCGCTATATCACTTGATACTACCGGAAGTAATCAGGAAGGACTTAGAGCCTGTACTTCTTTTATAAAAGATCACCAGTACGATCAGTTGGAAGAAAGAATGCAATTATTTGAAATAAATAATCCGATTATTTAAGAAAAAAATAACAGATAAAATCTTTGAAATGATAAAATTGTTATTATATTAGACGCCAGATGCACTAGCTCTTAATATAATAACAATTCTATTATGACGGGAAAAAACCAGGATTATTTCAAAATTGAGTCGAACAACGCAATTCCTTCGAGGGGGAAAATTCTCATCTCCGAGCCTTTCTTGCGTGATTCAGTTTTTGGTCGTTCGGTTGTTCTTCTTATTGACCATAC is part of the uncultured Bacteroides sp. genome and encodes:
- a CDS encoding sialate O-acetylesterase, which codes for MNNSKFRLILLALLTCSFSVWTEAKVKLPAIFSDGMVLQREQPIKVWGTADAGENVEITFKKKKYSTKADENGKWLVVLPSIKAGGPYEMNVNDLCIKDILIGDVWLCSGQSNMELTAARVTDMFRKEIESYSNPMIRYVKTPYGNDLHGPKDDISRMDWKALTTENAPSFSALAYFFAKEMYNETKVPVGIVNSSWGGSSVEAWMSEDALQAFPKKLRERDIFNSDEYRALANKCNGMMSDLWNTTLYKNDKGLHAPVCWYKSELDDSDWKTVDIFSSDWAINGGNLLNGAHWFRQHVSLTKEQASKDVVLRLGCISDADSVFVNGTFVGTTAYQYPPRIYKIPASLLQAGDNTITVRLISYGGLPGFVKDKLYCMAIDGDTINLSNQWKYKLGCELPSKNGGVSFQNIPTGMYNSMISPLRNLTFKGALWYQGETNTGKPDEYEALLTAMINDWRTKLGNEDLPFFIVQLANFMQTHPQPVESGWAGLREAQRQVSLKVPNTSLAVAIDLGEWNDIHPLNKKELARRISLLTKKMVYGHNDVVCNGPICKSMAVENGKIILSFEEGTNNLMPVDHLKGFAVAGEDGRFKWAEAVIENNKIIVWNNEILRPVKVRYAWDDNPQGVNLKNNAGLPASPFQMTLEK
- a CDS encoding pyridoxal phosphate-dependent aminotransferase, with amino-acid sequence MKKTPIDCKFVDEAINEMHIADLSKATIREVKAIAAKAEALSGIEYIKMEMGVPGLPPSAVGVKAEIEALQNGVASLYPDINGLPELKQEASRFVKAFIDVDINPEGCVPVTGSMQGTYASFMVCSQCDEKKNTILFIDPGFPVQKQQLSVMGEKYETFDVYNYRGEKLRPKLESYLSQGNISAIIYSNPNNPSWVCLKEEELKVIGELATQYDIIVLEDLAYFAMDFRTNLSIPYQAPYQPTVAHYTDNYILLISGSKAFSYAGQRIGVSCISNSLYNRVYPGFAKRFGNVSFGSAFIHRVLYALSSGVSHSAQYAMAAMLKAANEGKYNFLKDVSIYGERARKLKEIFLRHGFHIVYDKDLDEPVADGFYFTIGYPGITGGQLMRELMYYGVSAISLDTTGSNQEGLRACTSFIKDHQYDQLEERMQLFEINNPII
- a CDS encoding glycosyl hydrolase 115 family protein, whose translation is MKIRKFWTVYCLINLFFLQQLLAADSFVTYNGNGFSWIQNGKAYPILVDQQEYKGVLRAVSNLQSDANKVTGVMPEISNSASGSKMLIIGSVENSSWIKKLLKSGKINSADLVGKREKYILQTVKQPFEGVDEAVVIAGSDKRGTIYGIYELSNQMGVSPWYYWADVPVEKHDKICIKEGRYTDGEPAVKFRGIFLNDEAPSLSGWSHDTFGGFNSKFYEKVFELLLRLKGNFMWPAMWGNAFYDDDKQNGPLADEMGIVMGTSHHEPMGLAQQDWKRRGTGAWNYNTNSTVLRDFWKKGIERCKKWESVITVGMRGDGDEPMSEGANISLLQNIVKDQRNIIESVTGRKASETPQVWALYKEVQDYYDKGMRVPDDVTLLLCDDNWGNVRKLPNLKAKTRKGGYGMYYHVDYVGAPRNSKWLNITQIQRTWEQMNMAYEYGVKNLWIVNVGDLKPMEYPITFFLDMAWNPAQFNENNLLSHTERFCEKQFGPKYAKEAARLIDTYTKYNRRVTPESLNDKTYSFNNYDEWKRVKDDYEGLSLDALKLYYLMPENYRDAFDQLVLFPIQACANLYDMYYALAKNRDLAAKNDVEANKWAFKVRDCFDRDSVLTYHYNKVMSNGKWNHFMDQTHIGYKSWNDPRYNIMPQVTMVPEPRIAIPYIFIENGGYVSMEAEHYTRSANGSTAKWITIPNLGRTLSGVTTSPCTVNPDKDMYLEYDFKTDKSGDATVYLRFSATLNFNDNKGLRYAVSLDGDQEQIVNINGHYKGELGKWQAEHVIVTNTLHHVDKKEKHTLRIRPLDPALVLQKVMIDFGGLKPSFLGAPESLIK
- a CDS encoding AI-2E family transporter is translated as MNTKEQYCKYSLIAIILVLGTILLIKLSPFLSGILGASTIYILVRKQMFYLTEKKHIKRCIAATLMLCEAALCFLIPISLVVWLLVGKLQHLNIDPQSYISAIKNIASLIFEKSGYNVLNEDNLSAITAFIPKAGQYIVGNISNFTINMFVMLLILFFMLLEGRKMELYLYDLLPFTSSDKTNVLNRIKTIIRSNAIGIPLVAITQGGVAFIGYLIFGVPNPILFGFLSCLASIIPIVGIGLIWAPLVAYIFLTGDWQNGIGLAAYSVIVTTNIDNLLRFMLQKKLANTHPLITIFGVILGLKLFGFLGIIFGPLLLSLFILCINIFKKEYLEGNSKE